A genomic window from Silene latifolia isolate original U9 population chromosome Y, ASM4854445v1, whole genome shotgun sequence includes:
- the LOC141629329 gene encoding zinc finger BED domain-containing protein DAYSLEEPER-like translates to MDPRYKLKLVKFTLSKLYGEDDGDIWARTIDESIHDLYLEYVAQTLPLPWIHTEQRYDEFIKAESLEDEVGPPSDVGISDFEVYISDFSSNSETFELNQYLEEDLLPRDELDVIDWWKFKRIQYPTLSKMAADLLSITFSTVHRDSVFDTQTRNLDSHQCSLRPGTLEAMVCAKDWLQFGTEQGSDTVGIMITPLTVKKEE, encoded by the coding sequence ATGGACCCACGATACAAGTTGAAACTTGTGAAGTTCACATTAAGTAAGTTGTACGGTGAGGACGATGGTGACATATGGGCAAGGACTATTGATGAAAGTATACATGATTTATACCTTGAATATGTTGCTCAGACTTTACCTTTGCCATGGATTCACACGGAACAAAGATACGACGAGTTTATTAAAGCCGAATCCCTTGAAGATGAAGTAGGCCCACCTTCAGATGTCGGAATCTCAGATTTTGAGGTGTATATTTCTGATTTTTCTAGTAACAGTGAAACGTTCGAACTTAACCAGTATTTGGAAGAGGATCTTTTGCCGAGAGATGAACTTGACGTCATTGATTGGTGGAAATTCAAGAGAATCCAATACCCAACTCTTTCTAAGATGGCAGCCGACTTACTGTCGATAACATTTAGTACCGTGCATCGGGATTCCGTGTTTGATACACAAACCAGAAATTTGGATAGTCACCAGTGTTCCTTACGGCCTGGAACTTTAGAGGCCATGGTCTGTGCGAAAGACTGGTTGCAGTTCGGAACAGAGCAGGGTTCCGACACGGTAGGTATTATGATTACACCATTGACCGTAAAGAAAGAAGAATAA